In Shewanella sp. VB17, a single genomic region encodes these proteins:
- a CDS encoding nuclear transport factor 2 family protein, translated as MFAFIILPSMAANGQMPSEQQLAVKYIKAVTDHDYNTLVNFYNRDSVFNDKTADKTYTGKRDILSFLKRAHQGVLEYDFNIEHMFNSDSLVVMIGNYHYKGPGEQFGKPGKIIDLAIPSVTTVTFDEDTNRVKEHLDLMDYQTMADQLAIQ; from the coding sequence ATGTTTGCATTTATTATCTTGCCTTCAATGGCGGCAAATGGCCAAATGCCCTCAGAGCAACAGTTAGCGGTAAAATACATTAAAGCAGTGACAGATCACGACTATAACACCTTAGTTAACTTCTATAACCGTGATAGTGTCTTTAACGATAAAACAGCCGATAAAACCTATACAGGAAAACGAGATATTCTCAGTTTTTTAAAGCGTGCACATCAAGGTGTGCTGGAATATGATTTTAATATAGAACATATGTTTAATTCTGATTCCTTGGTGGTAATGATTGGTAATTATCATTACAAAGGCCCAGGGGAACAATTTGGTAAACCTGGAAAAATCATTGACTTAGCTATCCCCAGTGTCACAACAGTGACATTCGATGAAGATACAAATAGAGTTAAGGAACATCTAGATCTTATGGATTATCAAACAATGGCTGATCAACTGGCTATTCAGTAA